One Campylobacter concisus DNA window includes the following coding sequences:
- a CDS encoding LysE family translocator translates to MNFLLFFITLAPISMMPGINMTYAMSVGMSFGYKHSFFVMAGQLLAIAFVSFSCMLGVGAVLHHFDYAFKVLNIIAGLYMLYLGVMLFFGKGELSITNVSNLPSKKQMFINGLIVSVSNPKAWIFFSALLPTFLDKEAPFSLTRMCVITVTLVFIEFCSLNIYALGGAMLKKFLQTHLRLLEICTAIIVCTIGVLLLFR, encoded by the coding sequence ATGAATTTCTTGCTATTTTTTATCACCCTTGCGCCCATCTCGATGATGCCAGGTATAAACATGACTTATGCGATGAGCGTTGGTATGAGCTTTGGCTACAAACACTCGTTTTTCGTGATGGCTGGGCAGCTTTTAGCGATTGCTTTTGTATCGTTTAGCTGCATGCTTGGCGTGGGAGCGGTGCTACATCATTTTGATTACGCATTTAAGGTGCTAAACATCATCGCAGGCCTTTATATGCTCTATCTTGGCGTGATGCTCTTTTTTGGCAAGGGCGAGCTTAGCATCACAAATGTCTCAAATTTGCCAAGCAAAAAGCAGATGTTTATAAATGGCCTCATCGTTAGTGTCTCAAACCCAAAGGCGTGGATATTTTTCTCAGCCTTGCTGCCTACATTTTTGGATAAAGAGGCCCCTTTTAGCCTCACTCGCATGTGCGTGATCACCGTAACGCTCGTTTTCATCGAGTTTTGCTCACTAAATATCTACGCACTTGGCGGAGCTATGCTAAAGAAATTTTTACAAACTCACCTAAGGCTACTTGAAATTTGCACCGCCATCATCGTCTGCACGATCGGCGTGCTCTTGCTTTTTAGATAA
- a CDS encoding DUF1877 family protein, producing MGISAHYYAYLQDDIEKIKNGDSGELLDEYDLDNFWDAMCKMLTGKNFKQRLKAGDIFSSNEPFSWAIFGRSALNEELSEMISYTNASDVKEVAMALKNVDISALLAKINLKEFASSKTYPDIFGRQSEFEDIKASLKEHFTGLLNFYQNAADKGLGVITVIA from the coding sequence ATGGGTATCAGCGCGCACTACTACGCCTACTTGCAAGATGATATAGAAAAGATCAAAAATGGCGACAGTGGCGAACTTTTGGACGAATACGACTTGGATAATTTTTGGGACGCGATGTGTAAAATGCTAACTGGCAAAAATTTCAAGCAGAGGCTTAAGGCTGGCGATATTTTTAGCTCAAATGAGCCTTTTAGCTGGGCTATTTTTGGGCGTAGTGCGCTAAACGAAGAGCTAAGCGAGATGATCTCTTATACTAACGCTTCGGATGTAAAAGAGGTGGCTATGGCGTTGAAAAATGTTGATATTAGCGCACTTTTAGCAAAGATAAATTTAAAAGAATTTGCTAGCTCAAAGACGTATCCTGATATCTTTGGGCGGCAGAGCGAATTTGAAGATATAAAGGCGAGTTTAAAAGAGCATTTTACTGGGCTTTTAAATTTTTACCAAAATGCCGCCGACAAAGGGCTTGGCGTGATAACAGTAATAGCCTAA
- a CDS encoding type II asparaginase: MILGATLAVAKPTIYILATGGTIAGSGSGSLDSSYTSGTVTVDKLIAAVPDINKIATIKGEQISNIGSQDMNNEVWLKLANRINELLNSGKADGIVVTHGTDTMEETAYFLNLVVKSDKPVVLVGAMRNSGSLSADGPLNLFNAVNVAISKDSVGKGVVVTMNDEIHAAREVTKTNTTGVDTFKSPNSGKIGTVFYGNVKYYMNPIRKHTASSAFDLTGVKELPRVDIIYSHANDNPDFVNVAVKNGAKGIISAGLGNGNPYFSVLEALGEASKAGVVVVRDSRVGSGETTMNGEVDDAKYGFLTSDNLNAQKARVLLMLALTKTSDKAKIQEFFLTH, from the coding sequence ATGATTTTAGGTGCTACTTTAGCGGTTGCTAAGCCAACCATCTACATCCTAGCTACTGGTGGAACGATAGCTGGAAGCGGCTCAGGCTCGCTTGATTCTAGCTATACTTCTGGAACTGTTACGGTCGATAAACTTATCGCAGCCGTGCCAGATATCAACAAGATCGCTACCATAAAAGGCGAGCAAATTTCAAATATCGGCTCACAAGATATGAACAACGAAGTTTGGCTTAAGCTTGCAAATAGAATAAACGAACTTCTAAACAGCGGCAAAGCTGATGGTATCGTCGTTACTCACGGCACAGACACTATGGAAGAGACAGCTTACTTTCTAAATTTAGTCGTTAAAAGCGACAAGCCAGTTGTGCTTGTAGGTGCGATGAGAAATAGCGGCTCACTAAGCGCAGACGGCCCACTAAATTTATTTAACGCTGTAAATGTAGCTATCAGCAAAGATAGCGTAGGCAAGGGCGTTGTAGTGACAATGAATGATGAAATTCACGCGGCTCGTGAGGTGACAAAGACTAACACTACAGGCGTTGATACATTTAAATCACCAAACAGCGGTAAAATCGGCACAGTCTTTTATGGCAACGTAAAATACTATATGAATCCGATCAGAAAACACACAGCAAGCTCAGCATTTGACCTAACTGGCGTAAAAGAGCTTCCAAGAGTCGATATTATCTACTCTCACGCAAATGACAACCCTGACTTTGTAAATGTGGCTGTTAAAAACGGCGCAAAAGGCATAATTAGTGCTGGTCTTGGCAACGGCAACCCTTACTTTAGCGTGTTAGAGGCTCTTGGCGAGGCTTCAAAAGCTGGTGTAGTGGTAGTTCGTGACTCACGTGTGGGAAGTGGCGAGACAACCATGAACGGCGAAGTCGATGACGCAAAATACGGCTTTTTAACAAGCGACAACCTAAACGCTCAAAAAGCTAGAGTGCTTTTGATGCTTGCTCTTACAAAAACAAGCGACAAAGCTAAAATTCAAGAGTTTTTCTTAACTCACTAA
- a CDS encoding branched-chain amino acid transporter permease, which produces MISISSSEMVLFVAVLLSALATFITRATPFYALRNYKSNPYLDAIEKHMGMMIMVVLVCYGLKDTKFSEYPYGLSEIMAVFTAILVHLKFKNALLSIVVSTGIYMLLIRIFK; this is translated from the coding sequence TTGATAAGTATAAGCTCAAGCGAGATGGTGCTTTTTGTGGCGGTGCTTTTAAGCGCCTTGGCTACTTTTATAACAAGAGCGACGCCGTTTTATGCGTTAAGAAACTATAAGTCAAACCCTTATTTGGACGCTATCGAGAAGCACATGGGTATGATGATAATGGTCGTTTTGGTCTGCTACGGGCTAAAAGATACGAAATTTAGCGAGTATCCATACGGCTTAAGCGAGATAATGGCGGTTTTTACGGCTATTTTGGTGCATTTGAAATTTAAAAATGCCCTTCTTAGCATAGTCGTTTCGACTGGAATTTATATGCTTTTGATAAGAATTTTTAAATAA
- a CDS encoding AzlC family ABC transporter permease encodes MTFNYVFKLSIPIFMGFFPLGVAFGVLAKSMGVSAFIAVALSTLAYGGAAQFMMLSLFSVGTSYVEVFIVSYLVNLRHTFYGISLLKEYSGIKFKLLNIALLTDETFAIFKNLGLKDASDRSFVFTWLNVLSWSYWAAGTLLGAILGDFIKTDTRGLEFSLTSLFIVVVIEMFKNDKNYRVLFAAVFFGVLGVSLFPAKFVLVGSMALCFVFLLLFKDKI; translated from the coding sequence TTGACATTTAACTACGTTTTTAAACTATCCATTCCTATCTTTATGGGTTTTTTCCCTCTTGGAGTTGCTTTTGGCGTGCTGGCAAAAAGCATGGGAGTGAGCGCATTTATCGCTGTGGCACTTAGCACGCTAGCATACGGTGGCGCAGCGCAGTTTATGATGCTTTCGCTCTTTAGCGTCGGCACGAGCTATGTTGAGGTCTTTATCGTGAGCTACCTTGTAAATTTGCGCCACACTTTTTATGGAATTTCACTTTTAAAAGAGTATAGCGGGATCAAATTTAAGCTCTTAAACATCGCTTTGCTAACAGATGAGACCTTTGCGATATTTAAAAATTTAGGGCTAAAAGATGCAAGTGATCGAAGTTTTGTCTTTACCTGGCTAAATGTGCTTTCTTGGTCATACTGGGCGGCTGGAACGCTGCTTGGAGCGATACTTGGCGATTTTATAAAGACCGATACAAGGGGACTTGAGTTTAGTTTGACCTCGCTTTTTATAGTGGTCGTCATCGAGATGTTTAAAAATGATAAAAACTACCGCGTGCTCTTTGCGGCGGTCTTTTTTGGCGTGCTTGGAGTGAGCCTCTTTCCAGCTAAATTTGTGCTTGTTGGCTCGATGGCGCTTTGTTTTGTATTTTTGCTTTTGTTTAAGGATAAAATTTGA
- a CDS encoding tetratricopeptide repeat protein translates to MKKIVLLIFLTLNLIALTTNPKIKIPQANSCNIEDNCIDFSRRYSDDEYKRLFGIYKSECEVKNLDACIYLAEFYKSGLGVKKDATKSLEILNKACDENNKFACHNLGVEYQEMKDHKKALEAFKKGCDLAFIQSCFNVAVLYNNGGGIKRDYKKAAKIYKEVCEQNFYKGCYNLAVLYHNTPGVKRDYKEAIKLYKKACDSDFSISCYNLASLYQEQKEYEKASKLYFKACKLDFADACNNLASLYDDALGVEKDDEVAFRYYNKACRLDSASGCKHLAYFYYHGIGTKKDKKLAEKELKKACKLGLKEACEIVRDFH, encoded by the coding sequence ATGAAAAAGATAGTTTTACTAATATTTTTAACACTAAATTTAATAGCTTTAACAACAAATCCAAAGATCAAAATCCCTCAAGCAAATAGCTGCAATATCGAGGATAACTGCATTGATTTTAGCCGCAGATACAGCGACGATGAATATAAAAGGCTATTTGGAATTTACAAAAGTGAGTGCGAGGTTAAAAATTTAGACGCATGCATCTATCTGGCTGAGTTTTACAAAAGCGGACTTGGCGTAAAAAAAGACGCGACAAAATCACTAGAAATTCTTAACAAAGCTTGCGATGAAAATAACAAATTTGCCTGCCACAACCTTGGTGTTGAGTATCAAGAGATGAAAGATCACAAAAAGGCTTTAGAAGCTTTTAAAAAAGGTTGCGATCTAGCTTTTATACAAAGCTGTTTTAACGTCGCAGTTTTATATAATAACGGCGGCGGCATAAAAAGAGACTACAAAAAGGCTGCTAAAATTTACAAAGAAGTTTGCGAGCAAAATTTCTATAAAGGATGCTACAACCTAGCCGTTTTATACCACAACACCCCTGGTGTAAAGCGCGACTACAAAGAAGCGATAAAGCTTTACAAAAAGGCTTGTGATAGCGACTTTAGCATCTCTTGCTACAACCTAGCGAGCTTATATCAAGAGCAAAAAGAGTATGAAAAGGCCAGTAAGCTCTATTTTAAAGCTTGCAAGCTTGACTTTGCCGATGCTTGTAATAACCTAGCCAGTCTTTACGACGACGCACTTGGCGTAGAAAAAGATGATGAAGTGGCGTTTAGATACTACAACAAAGCGTGCAGGCTAGATAGCGCAAGTGGGTGCAAACATCTTGCATACTTTTACTATCATGGCATAGGGACAAAAAAGGATAAAAAGCTGGCAGAAAAAGAGCTTAAAAAAGCTTGCAAACTAGGCCTTAAAGAGGCTTGCGAGATAGTTAGAGATTTTCACTAA
- a CDS encoding sel1 repeat family protein — MKNLILFLSLIMLLNAKNLDEMCQSEGDIRANLTSCYKAATKIYNSSSDDKDFKKLKEIFLLACENDMKEGCYSAALIYLNSYNDVDSELNQTIILNRYARFLNYALLDNGKKEDKTTAKSYFQRSCELGFKKGCDMRNLLDKLGY, encoded by the coding sequence ATGAAAAATTTGATTTTGTTTTTATCCCTCATTATGCTTTTAAATGCAAAAAATTTAGACGAGATGTGCCAAAGCGAGGGCGATATAAGAGCGAATTTAACGAGCTGCTACAAGGCTGCTACAAAAATTTATAACTCTTCAAGCGATGATAAAGATTTTAAAAAGCTAAAAGAGATATTTTTACTAGCTTGCGAAAATGATATGAAAGAGGGTTGTTACAGCGCTGCGCTCATCTATCTAAATAGCTACAACGACGTTGATAGCGAGCTTAATCAAACTATCATATTAAATAGATATGCAAGATTTCTTAACTACGCGCTTTTAGATAACGGAAAAAAAGAGGATAAAACGACTGCCAAAAGCTACTTTCAAAGATCATGCGAGCTAGGCTTTAAAAAGGGCTGCGATATGAGAAATTTACTAGATAAGCTTGGGTATTAA
- a CDS encoding tetratricopeptide repeat protein, with the protein MKKVVLFLASAVLLWGANLEPKTLESRCQNNDAKSCFELGNKFEESKNYQKAGEFYKKACELKHAGACSSVGVLYDMDYIKDVNNKNAAKFYQKGCELNDGFGCARLGFVYTLDKNYQKSKELFLRACELKDGDGYYGLGLLYYDGNGVEQDAKKAKELFEKSCDLGHAAGCNSLGMMLHSGKYVEKDQKRAIKLFIKACEMGFGDGCHNLGVIYYETEGDKNLAKKYFGKSCELGNDEDCQIYNAL; encoded by the coding sequence ATGAAAAAGGTTGTTTTATTTTTAGCCTCTGCGGTGCTTTTGTGGGGCGCAAATTTAGAGCCAAAAACGCTTGAGTCTAGGTGCCAAAACAACGACGCTAAAAGCTGCTTTGAGCTTGGTAATAAATTTGAGGAGAGCAAAAACTACCAAAAAGCGGGCGAATTTTATAAAAAAGCTTGCGAGCTAAAACACGCAGGCGCTTGCAGCAGCGTGGGCGTGCTATACGACATGGACTACATAAAGGATGTGAATAACAAAAATGCAGCCAAATTTTACCAAAAGGGCTGCGAGCTAAACGACGGCTTTGGCTGCGCAAGGCTTGGCTTTGTCTATACGTTAGATAAAAACTATCAAAAGTCAAAAGAGCTATTTTTAAGAGCTTGCGAGCTAAAAGATGGCGACGGATACTACGGACTTGGGCTTTTATACTATGACGGAAATGGCGTAGAGCAAGATGCCAAAAAGGCAAAAGAGCTCTTTGAAAAAAGCTGCGATCTGGGTCATGCTGCTGGCTGCAATAGCCTTGGCATGATGCTTCATAGCGGAAAATATGTAGAAAAAGATCAAAAAAGAGCTATCAAACTCTTCATAAAAGCTTGCGAAATGGGCTTTGGAGATGGTTGTCACAACCTTGGGGTTATTTATTATGAAACAGAAGGAGATAAAAATTTAGCTAAAAAGTACTTTGGCAAGTCCTGCGAACTAGGCAACGACGAAGACTGCCAAATTTACAATGCTCTATAA
- the flgG gene encoding flagellar basal-body rod protein FlgG, translating to MMRSLYTAATGMIAEQTQIDVTSHNIANVNTYGYKKNRAEFADLMYQVMEYAGTATSQTTTSPTGIEVGLGVRPTAINKIFSQGYFKETSNNLDMVIAGNGFFQIQLPDGTTAYTRNGAFKLDANGTIVNSDGYQLIPQITVPANATQISIGTDGTVSVLQAGETDMAQIGQIELANFINPAGLHSMGDNNYLQTSASGDVVVGVAGLDGLGTIRQGFVEMSNVQLVEEMTDLITGQRAYEANSKAITTSDSMLEIVNGLKR from the coding sequence ATGATGAGATCACTTTACACTGCGGCCACTGGCATGATCGCCGAGCAGACGCAGATAGACGTAACCTCACACAACATTGCAAACGTAAATACCTATGGATATAAGAAAAATAGGGCTGAATTTGCCGATCTTATGTATCAAGTCATGGAGTACGCAGGCACGGCGACAAGCCAGACTACCACAAGCCCGACAGGCATCGAGGTTGGTCTTGGCGTGCGCCCAACGGCGATAAATAAAATTTTCTCTCAGGGCTATTTTAAAGAGACTAGCAACAACCTAGATATGGTCATAGCTGGCAACGGCTTTTTTCAAATTCAGCTCCCTGACGGCACGACGGCTTATACTAGAAACGGCGCATTTAAGCTTGATGCAAACGGCACGATCGTAAATAGCGACGGCTATCAGCTCATCCCTCAGATCACAGTCCCTGCAAATGCGACGCAAATTTCAATAGGCACTGACGGCACCGTCTCAGTTTTGCAGGCTGGCGAAACAGACATGGCTCAGATAGGTCAGATCGAGTTAGCAAATTTCATAAATCCAGCCGGTCTTCACTCGATGGGGGATAATAATTACCTTCAAACAAGCGCTAGTGGCGACGTGGTGGTAGGTGTAGCTGGCCTTGACGGACTTGGCACCATTAGACAGGGCTTTGTCGAGATGAGTAATGTTCAGCTTGTTGAAGAGATGACTGATCTTATCACCGGCCAACGCGCATACGAGGCGAACTCAAAGGCGATAACTACGAGTGATTCGATGTTAGAGATAGTAAATGGACTTAAAAGGTAG
- a CDS encoding flagellar hook-basal body protein, with protein MQNGYYQATAGMVTQFNRLNVISNNLANVNTIGYKRNDVVIGDFARIFKETQDELPLKNHTKDGAKFLNRTLDRVPQVSEEYTDFSAGGFKYSSNTLDFAIKRDDAFFLVDTPNGVKLSKNGSFSLDADGYIVTKEGYRVLPSGYEAQNPGQRGIQVPQGEVLTSDKNGNLYSNNNQFSKFYIAQPREIRDLKKVGDNLFETRNFDDITELDEADSVMQGYAQMSNVNPVLEMVGLIETQRLVDMYQKVMTSHMTDLNQDAVQKLALKA; from the coding sequence ATGCAAAATGGTTATTATCAAGCCACTGCTGGCATGGTAACGCAGTTTAACAGACTAAATGTCATCTCAAACAACCTTGCAAATGTAAATACGATCGGCTACAAGCGAAATGACGTAGTCATCGGCGACTTTGCGAGAATTTTTAAAGAGACACAAGATGAGCTCCCGCTTAAAAATCACACAAAAGACGGAGCTAAATTTCTAAATAGAACGCTTGATCGCGTGCCACAAGTGAGCGAAGAATACACCGACTTTAGTGCTGGTGGCTTTAAATACAGCTCAAATACGCTTGACTTTGCGATAAAAAGAGACGATGCTTTTTTCTTAGTCGATACTCCAAATGGCGTAAAACTAAGCAAAAATGGCTCTTTTAGCCTTGACGCAGACGGTTACATCGTCACAAAAGAGGGTTATAGGGTGTTACCAAGTGGCTATGAGGCGCAAAATCCTGGTCAAAGAGGCATCCAAGTGCCACAAGGCGAGGTCTTAACCTCTGATAAAAATGGAAATTTATACTCAAATAACAATCAATTTTCTAAATTTTACATCGCTCAGCCAAGAGAGATAAGAGATCTAAAAAAGGTCGGCGACAACCTCTTTGAAACGAGAAATTTTGACGACATAACCGAGCTTGACGAGGCTGATAGCGTGATGCAAGGCTACGCTCAGATGTCAAATGTAAATCCAGTCTTAGAAATGGTGGGTCTAATAGAAACCCAACGCTTAGTTGATATGTATCAAAAGGTTATGACAAGCCACATGACTGACCTTAACCAAGATGCTGTTCAAAAACTAGCCCTAAAAGCTTAA
- the rpoD gene encoding RNA polymerase sigma factor RpoD, with protein MSAAKDSFSQIEELFAENAKGFLTYEKLVKLLDKAPTATVVKKIEQLAKTNKVQLITSAEAAKLRNLADAKKRQENAQKSDQDIDEDLDLSGESDLLEWSRSDSPVRMYLREMGQIALLTKEEEVEISKRIELGEDIIIDAFCSVPFLIDFILDYKEPLINRERRVKELFKSFEDEGENENEESEEDIDEEDEENEENETPKKSAKNDKRAEKVIESFKALEKAKKEWLKTANKQDKVESDDTASKMTLAFKKKILKEKLMDLGPTSKLISEIVKSMETALKSDDEFDRELKRLEYRLPMFSDELKKNHKSILKDIIKLSKEEIAARVPEATMVSTYVEIKKLFTTKEASKQGFDLEPARLKEILEQIKRGKKISDEAKARMAKSNLRLVVSIAKRYTNRGLPFLDLIQEGNIGLMKAVDKFEYRKGYKFSTYATWWIRQAISRAIADQARTIRIPIHMIETINRINKINRKYLQEEGKEPDVSVIAKEVGLSVDKVKQVIKITKEPISLEAPIANEEDGKFGDFVEDKTSLSPIDQILKSDLREQIDDVLSQLNEREKAVISMRFGLLEDESDRTLEEIGKALNVTRERVRQIESSAIKKLKHPKVGRKLKNYIEG; from the coding sequence ATGAGCGCCGCAAAAGACTCTTTTTCTCAGATAGAAGAGCTATTTGCCGAAAATGCAAAAGGCTTTTTGACATACGAAAAATTAGTAAAATTATTAGACAAAGCTCCGACGGCTACGGTAGTAAAAAAGATAGAACAACTAGCAAAAACAAACAAAGTCCAGCTCATCACATCTGCTGAGGCTGCAAAGCTTAGAAATTTAGCCGATGCTAAAAAACGTCAAGAAAACGCTCAAAAAAGCGACCAAGATATCGACGAGGACCTCGATCTTTCAGGCGAGAGCGATCTTTTAGAGTGGTCAAGATCAGATAGTCCAGTAAGGATGTATCTACGAGAGATGGGGCAGATCGCACTTCTTACAAAAGAAGAAGAGGTCGAGATCAGCAAGAGGATCGAGCTTGGCGAAGATATCATCATCGATGCATTTTGCTCGGTGCCGTTTTTGATCGATTTTATACTTGATTACAAAGAGCCGCTTATCAACAGAGAGCGCCGTGTAAAAGAGCTCTTTAAAAGCTTTGAAGACGAGGGCGAGAATGAAAATGAAGAGAGCGAAGAGGATATAGACGAAGAGGATGAGGAGAACGAAGAGAACGAAACTCCTAAAAAATCAGCCAAAAACGACAAGCGTGCAGAAAAAGTTATAGAGAGCTTCAAAGCCCTTGAAAAGGCTAAAAAAGAGTGGCTAAAGACAGCAAATAAGCAAGATAAAGTTGAAAGCGACGACACAGCTTCAAAGATGACGCTTGCGTTTAAAAAGAAAATTTTAAAAGAGAAGCTGATGGATCTTGGTCCAACAAGTAAGCTAATCAGCGAGATCGTAAAATCAATGGAGACGGCTCTTAAAAGCGACGATGAATTTGATAGAGAGCTAAAACGCTTGGAGTATCGCTTGCCGATGTTTAGTGACGAGCTTAAGAAAAATCACAAAAGCATCTTAAAAGATATCATCAAACTTAGTAAAGAAGAGATCGCAGCTCGCGTGCCAGAGGCTACGATGGTCTCAACATACGTCGAGATCAAAAAGCTTTTTACGACAAAAGAGGCGAGCAAACAAGGCTTTGACCTTGAGCCAGCAAGGCTAAAAGAAATTTTAGAGCAGATCAAACGCGGAAAGAAAATTTCAGACGAAGCAAAAGCTAGAATGGCCAAGTCAAACCTCCGTCTAGTCGTAAGTATCGCAAAACGCTATACAAACAGGGGTTTGCCATTTCTTGATCTCATCCAAGAGGGCAACATCGGTCTTATGAAGGCGGTTGATAAATTTGAATATAGAAAAGGCTATAAATTTTCAACCTACGCCACATGGTGGATCCGCCAGGCTATCTCGCGCGCGATCGCTGATCAGGCAAGGACGATTAGGATACCTATCCACATGATAGAGACGATCAATCGTATCAACAAAATCAACCGCAAATACCTCCAAGAAGAAGGCAAAGAGCCTGACGTAAGCGTCATCGCAAAAGAAGTTGGGCTAAGCGTTGATAAGGTAAAGCAAGTCATCAAAATCACAAAAGAGCCTATCAGCCTTGAAGCTCCGATCGCAAACGAAGAAGACGGTAAATTTGGAGATTTTGTCGAGGACAAAACTTCTCTATCACCGATAGATCAAATTTTAAAAAGTGACCTTAGAGAGCAGATCGACGATGTGCTTTCACAGCTAAATGAGCGCGAAAAAGCGGTTATTTCGATGAGATTTGGTCTGCTTGAAGATGAGAGCGAC